One segment of Desulfosudis oleivorans Hxd3 DNA contains the following:
- a CDS encoding winged helix-turn-helix transcriptional regulator, with protein MDKIDLRTLQILEEIGQDGQLSQRRLADRLGISLGLVNSFVKRLANKGYFKIINTPPNRFVYVLTPKGFAEKARLSYKYITYSYRFYRNARHQLRELFIELTGAGVGSVVFAGISDFAEIAYLSLQEVPVTLAGVVDDADGRHLFFGHVVRPVHEIAGFSYDRVLITDIEHHERLQTLLEQMGIARSRIRVP; from the coding sequence ATGGACAAAATCGATCTTCGTACATTGCAGATTTTAGAAGAGATTGGTCAGGACGGGCAGTTGAGCCAGCGACGGCTGGCCGATCGACTAGGGATTTCCCTGGGGCTGGTTAACTCTTTTGTCAAGCGGCTGGCCAATAAGGGGTATTTTAAAATCATCAATACACCGCCCAACCGGTTTGTATACGTGCTCACCCCCAAGGGGTTCGCGGAAAAGGCGAGGCTCTCTTATAAGTACATTACCTATTCCTACCGGTTTTACAGAAATGCCCGGCATCAGCTCCGCGAATTGTTTATCGAACTGACCGGAGCGGGAGTTGGATCGGTGGTGTTCGCCGGCATCAGCGATTTTGCGGAGATCGCCTATCTTTCCCTTCAGGAGGTTCCGGTGACCCTTGCAGGGGTTGTGGATGACGCAGACGGACGACATCTTTTTTTCGGTCATGTGGTGCGGCCGGTGCATGAGATTGCCGGTTTTTCTTATGATCGGGTTCTGATTACCGACATTGAGCATCACGAACGGCTGCAGACCCTCCTGGAGCAGATGGGAATCGCAAGGTCACGAATTCGGGTGCCATGA
- a CDS encoding glycosyltransferase family 61 protein produces MGRFYTKHFKRYAFIRWLASWLWRNLYPVYLNFIAGLSIYFRNRKAMRRRRLITLTEYAAAQHLQKVKLADAGLVKTPAPAVYPAGDRDCLQSPHEEYIFPEVFVASIKNGMVYGGTNLILLEDQVICHDLYDFKRDYTSEEMHGRTVIDPAGRRIRWILHDETPEQIPMAAAFVDACAPNYAHWMTEVLPRIALFCNEPRFNRIPIVVNDGLHENIMESLFFVAGPEREIITLPIGRALAIDTLYLTSVAGYVPFERRTTKLSGHSHGRFSPRAFELLRERMAVLDPKTGNRDWPEKIVLHRNSGYRKVVNIDEIESELVGRGYAVVQPEKLTFLQQVHLFSHVKHIVGSSGSALANMMFAPKDAKIIILLNKHPDTSYWYWQNMACTCGNRIHYVLGKSRDIGNNGIHADFEIRMDHLIASIEGES; encoded by the coding sequence ATGGGAAGGTTTTACACAAAGCATTTCAAGCGGTACGCCTTTATTCGATGGCTGGCGTCCTGGCTGTGGCGCAACCTGTATCCGGTTTATCTCAATTTTATTGCGGGCCTTTCCATTTATTTCCGTAACAGGAAGGCGATGAGACGGCGGCGCCTGATAACCCTGACGGAATACGCGGCGGCGCAGCATCTGCAGAAAGTAAAACTGGCCGATGCCGGCCTGGTAAAAACACCGGCACCGGCAGTCTATCCTGCCGGTGACCGGGACTGCCTGCAATCACCTCACGAGGAGTACATATTTCCGGAAGTGTTTGTCGCCAGCATTAAAAACGGTATGGTCTATGGCGGCACCAATCTTATATTGCTTGAAGACCAGGTGATTTGCCACGACCTGTACGATTTCAAACGGGACTACACATCCGAGGAGATGCACGGCCGGACAGTGATTGACCCCGCAGGCCGCCGTATTCGATGGATACTCCATGATGAGACGCCTGAACAGATTCCCATGGCCGCCGCCTTTGTCGATGCCTGCGCGCCTAACTATGCCCACTGGATGACCGAGGTACTGCCCCGTATCGCCCTTTTTTGTAATGAGCCCCGGTTTAATCGTATTCCCATTGTGGTGAACGACGGGCTTCATGAAAACATAATGGAATCGCTGTTCTTCGTGGCCGGTCCGGAGCGTGAAATCATCACCCTGCCGATCGGCAGGGCCTTGGCCATCGACACCCTGTACCTAACATCAGTGGCCGGTTATGTGCCTTTTGAACGTCGCACCACCAAGCTTTCGGGACACTCTCACGGCAGGTTCAGCCCACGGGCGTTTGAACTGCTACGCGAGCGCATGGCAGTGCTTGACCCAAAGACCGGGAACCGGGACTGGCCGGAAAAAATTGTTTTGCACCGGAATTCGGGTTACAGAAAGGTCGTCAATATAGATGAAATCGAAAGTGAACTGGTCGGCCGGGGTTATGCTGTTGTTCAGCCTGAAAAGCTGACCTTTTTACAGCAGGTCCACCTGTTCAGCCATGTAAAGCATATCGTGGGATCATCCGGTTCGGCCCTGGCAAACATGATGTTTGCTCCAAAAGATGCGAAAATAATAATCCTTTTGAATAAACATCCGGATACCAGTTACTGGTATTGGCAGAACATGGCCTGCACCTGCGGTAACAGGATTCACTACGTGCTGGGAAAGTCGCGTGACATCGGTAACAACGGCATCCATGCTGATTTTGAAATCCGCATGGATCATCTGATTGCGTCGATAGAGGGAGAATCATGA
- a CDS encoding ABC transporter ATP-binding protein: MKRQTPATEDKILSLENIGLYYSRRQGILKRSRFWALKDVSFDLYTGETLGVIGRNGVGKSTLLRVLAGIVAPDTGRVVVHRPGLRISLISIGAGFVGHLSGRENAILSGMMLGAKKEEILSRMDQIMAFADLGSFFDEPVNTYSTGMRARLGFSAAYYLDPDVILLDEVLGVGDEAFRIKSTDAMKERIKSEKTVVLVSHTVPLIRELCDRLVWIEGGKTMAHGDVADVLDAYLSGAGQGRPPSK, from the coding sequence TTGAAAAGACAGACCCCCGCCACTGAAGACAAAATTCTGAGTCTGGAAAACATCGGCCTGTATTACAGCCGGCGCCAGGGGATTTTGAAACGTTCCCGCTTCTGGGCATTGAAGGACGTCTCTTTTGATCTGTATACCGGTGAAACCCTGGGTGTGATCGGCAGGAACGGAGTAGGCAAAAGCACTCTGCTGCGGGTTCTGGCCGGTATTGTGGCCCCTGATACCGGAAGGGTGGTGGTGCATCGCCCGGGACTTCGCATTTCCCTGATTTCCATTGGTGCAGGATTTGTCGGGCATTTAAGCGGCCGTGAGAATGCGATCCTGAGCGGCATGATGCTGGGCGCCAAGAAGGAGGAGATCCTTTCCCGAATGGATCAGATCATGGCTTTTGCCGATCTGGGCAGCTTCTTCGATGAACCGGTCAATACCTATTCTACCGGCATGCGCGCCCGTCTGGGTTTTTCCGCGGCGTATTATCTTGATCCGGATGTTATTCTGCTGGATGAAGTTCTGGGTGTGGGGGACGAAGCGTTTCGTATCAAATCTACTGACGCCATGAAGGAACGCATCAAGTCTGAAAAAACAGTGGTGCTGGTCTCCCACACCGTGCCCTTGATTCGGGAGCTTTGCGACCGGCTGGTATGGATTGAGGGTGGAAAGACCATGGCCCATGGCGATGTGGCCGATGTGCTGGATGCGTATCTGAGCGGTGCAGGGCAGGGGAGACCCCCGTCAAAGTAA
- a CDS encoding GDP-L-fucose synthase family protein translates to MEKDAVIYIAGHRGLAGSALVRQLEAQGYTDLLTRTHAELDLTCQADTESFFQAHRPAYVFMAAAKVGGILANNTFPAEFIYQNLAIQTNIIHAAYRAGVRRLLFLGSSCIYPRECPQPMKEGHLLTGPLEPTNEPYAVAKIAGIKMCQSYNRQYNTRFVAVMPTNLYGPNDNFDLETSHVLPALIRKFHEAKKSGAKDVVVWGTGKPRREFLHVDDLAHAGLFIMNLPDADFDRLAGGSGAPLINIGTGKDISIAELAGLIKEITGFEGDIRFDATKPDGTFQKLLDVSRMTALGWQAKTDLRTGIQSTYQWCLDHHVF, encoded by the coding sequence ATGGAAAAGGATGCTGTTATCTATATAGCCGGCCATCGGGGTCTGGCCGGATCGGCTCTGGTAAGACAACTGGAAGCACAGGGGTATACCGACCTGCTGACCCGGACCCATGCCGAACTGGACCTGACCTGCCAGGCTGACACAGAGTCCTTTTTTCAGGCCCACCGGCCGGCGTATGTGTTTATGGCGGCGGCAAAAGTGGGCGGCATTCTGGCCAACAATACTTTTCCGGCTGAGTTCATCTATCAGAACCTGGCCATTCAGACCAATATCATTCACGCGGCTTATCGTGCCGGGGTCCGGCGGTTGCTGTTTCTGGGCTCGTCGTGTATTTATCCCAGGGAGTGTCCTCAGCCCATGAAAGAGGGACACCTGCTCACCGGTCCCCTGGAGCCGACCAACGAGCCCTATGCCGTGGCCAAGATCGCGGGCATCAAGATGTGCCAGTCCTACAACCGGCAGTACAACACCCGGTTTGTGGCGGTGATGCCCACCAATCTTTACGGCCCCAATGATAATTTTGATCTGGAGACCAGCCACGTGCTGCCGGCCCTGATCCGCAAGTTTCACGAGGCCAAAAAAAGCGGCGCAAAAGATGTGGTTGTCTGGGGCACGGGCAAACCCCGGCGGGAGTTTCTGCATGTCGATGACCTGGCGCATGCCGGCCTGTTTATAATGAACCTGCCGGACGCCGATTTCGACCGGCTGGCCGGCGGCAGCGGTGCCCCGTTGATCAACATCGGCACGGGCAAAGACATTTCCATCGCCGAGCTGGCCGGGCTGATTAAAGAAATAACCGGGTTTGAAGGCGATATCCGTTTTGACGCGACAAAACCGGACGGCACCTTTCAGAAACTGCTGGACGTGTCCCGTATGACAGCCCTGGGATGGCAGGCAAAAACCGACCTGCGAACCGGAATCCAAAGCACCTACCAGTGGTGTCTGGATCATCATGTCTTCTGA
- a CDS encoding sulfotransferase — MKRFFLMTRGRTGSTAIVDELNNLKGVFAEQEIFRKGDFRDALKEPFMQDFQFQFAIPFDLWKLWKTQGSWWRQTWKCMFDNRQMAGDYLRELEEIMARRKDASAFGFKALSHHFSQKPFLKKVLIDQGYRAIYLTRNIPRQVISGMIAKQRGVYNQKDYKDDGRYRIDLDEFERSVVYGIRGVQKDLTFLRRRRFDFIEVSYEDFTTDREAFFARVLEFLDIAFEVPRASDYSVMIKDLRHTVENYDAILKRASAMGLEIA; from the coding sequence ATGAAACGGTTTTTTCTTATGACGCGGGGCCGTACCGGTTCTACGGCGATTGTTGATGAGCTGAACAATCTGAAGGGTGTTTTTGCGGAGCAGGAGATCTTCAGGAAAGGGGATTTCAGGGACGCTCTGAAAGAACCCTTCATGCAGGATTTTCAATTTCAGTTTGCGATTCCATTTGATTTGTGGAAACTCTGGAAGACGCAAGGGTCCTGGTGGCGGCAGACCTGGAAATGCATGTTTGATAATCGCCAGATGGCCGGTGATTACCTTCGGGAACTGGAGGAGATCATGGCACGAAGAAAAGACGCGTCGGCCTTTGGCTTTAAGGCGTTGAGTCACCACTTCAGCCAGAAGCCATTCCTTAAAAAAGTGCTGATCGATCAGGGCTATCGGGCGATCTATCTGACCCGTAACATCCCCCGCCAGGTGATTTCCGGTATGATCGCCAAACAGCGGGGCGTCTATAACCAGAAAGATTACAAGGACGACGGCCGCTATAGAATTGACCTTGACGAATTTGAGAGGTCGGTTGTGTATGGGATCCGGGGAGTTCAGAAAGATCTGACCTTTCTTCGGCGGCGCAGGTTTGATTTTATTGAAGTCTCCTATGAGGATTTTACCACTGACCGCGAAGCCTTTTTTGCGCGGGTGCTGGAGTTCCTGGATATCGCCTTTGAGGTGCCCAGGGCAAGCGACTACTCAGTTATGATTAAAGACCTGCGCCATACCGTTGAAAATTATGACGCCATTCTCAAGCGGGCATCGGCAATGGGTCTGGAAATCGCGTAG
- a CDS encoding ABC transporter permease has product MKLNTVASANHRDWGHIVDLVIQKSKAGLRAEASRGYLGVLWWVLEPLLYMSIFYVIFVHLFHRGDENFIMFLLTGLIVWKWFATTVMNGANSLMANSSLMNQVYLPKIIFPLTAVVTNTFKFLLILSLFLVFLQFTSIQVSWTWLLLPLLVLTQLLLMIGLCSLLAAIMPFFPDLQAILQNIMMMMLFLSGVFFDIGRLPTSVQSYFWLNPMATLIAMYRKLLLDGVAPDFKQLFWIVLFSLMVLALSLMLLRRFDRVYPKIIL; this is encoded by the coding sequence ATGAAGCTCAATACAGTTGCCAGCGCAAACCACAGAGACTGGGGTCATATCGTTGATCTGGTCATACAGAAGTCCAAAGCCGGGTTGCGGGCCGAGGCCTCCCGCGGATATCTCGGGGTTTTGTGGTGGGTCCTTGAGCCTCTGCTGTACATGTCTATTTTCTATGTCATCTTTGTCCACCTGTTTCACCGGGGAGATGAGAACTTTATCATGTTCCTGCTGACCGGGCTGATCGTATGGAAATGGTTTGCCACAACCGTCATGAACGGCGCCAACAGTCTCATGGCCAACTCAAGCCTCATGAATCAGGTTTATTTGCCCAAAATAATCTTTCCATTGACTGCCGTTGTCACCAATACGTTTAAATTTTTGCTGATTCTTTCGCTGTTCCTTGTTTTTCTGCAATTTACGTCGATACAAGTGTCATGGACATGGCTTCTGCTGCCGTTGCTGGTGCTGACCCAGTTATTGTTGATGATCGGACTTTGCAGCCTGCTCGCAGCCATTATGCCCTTTTTCCCTGATCTGCAGGCCATCTTGCAAAACATCATGATGATGATGCTTTTTCTTTCCGGCGTTTTTTTTGATATCGGTCGGTTGCCGACGTCTGTCCAATCCTATTTCTGGTTAAATCCAATGGCGACTCTTATCGCCATGTATCGCAAGCTGCTGCTGGATGGTGTGGCGCCGGACTTTAAGCAACTTTTTTGGATTGTATTGTTTTCGCTGATGGTGCTGGCATTGTCACTAATGCTGCTGCGCCGTTTTGATCGGGTATACCCCAAAATTATTCTTTAA